A region from the Silene latifolia isolate original U9 population chromosome 7, ASM4854445v1, whole genome shotgun sequence genome encodes:
- the LOC141592982 gene encoding G-type lectin S-receptor-like serine/threonine-protein kinase SD1-13, producing the protein MSSLKVLLFLSFLNIICNASDNINTTNFLKGEESIVSSNGTFRLSFFSPPNNTNRYVGIYYNKLPVMKVVWVANRNNPLNDSSGSFQISKDGNLQVLNDRKHILWSSNVTLSRVATNMLKAQLLDSGNLVLFSSKNSIIWQSFDHPVDTILPPMSLMYNKRIGSNSMLKAWKNPSDPSQGRFVNGLSLSALPEIFIWDMGRPYYRSGPWNGNIFLGLEVKHPDFKSRGTTIQTDGQGNTSVNYFNPPFPSTNFELSYNGTLRHQHWDYAKGEWNVLWEAPDDECEFYGKCGEYGSCSTLSSPICKCLKGFKPNVKQEWESGNWSNGCTRTKQLLCGAKGAKENVFFSLPQMKPPADTNWLQGLDQDSCRTQCLSNCSCSAYAFDIGVGCMTWSGNLIDTRQFSSSGVNLYLRLSHSELGNNKRLQIIVTVTAVSGTATLVAIVYFLCRRKARQAKRNKTSLDILEGNPSLDKFEELPLFKFEKLSAATNNFQESNKIGQGGFGPVYKGTLEDGQEVAIKRLSGTSRQGVEEFMNEVLVISKLQHRNLVKLLGCCVEGQERMLIYDYMPNKSLDAFLFDPQKKGILDWKKRYGIIEGICRGLLYLHRDSRLKIIHRDLKAANILLDENLNPKISDFGMARIFGGSQSEADTTRVVGTYGYMPPEYAIEGRFSEKSDVFSFGVLLLEILTGKKTRWFDESSLSLLGYVWKQWNEDNYISLIDPVIAYQGFEAEISKCIHVGLLCVQEYAQDRPDISDVIAKLSASSTAEFQKPKQPGFTRFMRDTSSSTQSHQTSSTNGLSITNISGR; encoded by the exons ATGTCATCTTTGAAAGTACTTCTATTTCTGTCTTTCTTAAACATAATCTGCAACGCATCAGACAACATCAACACCACAAACTTCCTCAAGGGTGAAGAATCAATAGTCTCCAGCAATGGAACTTTCAGACTGTCATTTTTCAGTCCACCAAACAATACAAATCGGTATGTCGGTATTTACTATAATAAGCTTCCTGTGATGAAAGTAGTGTGGGTTGCAAACAGGAATAACCCATTAAACGACTCATCTGGTTCATTTCAAATTTCCAAAGATGGCAATCTTCAGGTACTAAATGATCGAAAACATATCTTGTGGTCATCAAATGTCACACTCTCACGGGTAGCTACTAATATGTTGAAAGCTCAGCTTCTAGATTCAGGAAACTTAGTGCTGTTCAGTTCCAAAAATAGCATTATATGGCAGAGTTTTGATCATCCAGTTGACACTATTTTGCCCCCTATGAGCCTCATGTATAACAAACGTATTGGCAGTAACTCTATGCTCAAAGCATGGAAAAACCCTTCAGATCCTTCTCAAGGAAGATTTGTTAATGGCCTTAGTCTTAGTGCTCTTCCTGAGATATTTATTTGGGACATGGGTCGCCCTTATTACAGAAGTGGGCCGTGGAACGGTAACATTTTCCTCGGACTCGAAGTTAAACATCCAGACTTCAAAAGTCGTGGGACTACTATTCAGACTGATGGCCAAGGAAATACCTCAGTAAATTATTTTAATCCCCCATTCCCTTCAACAAATTTTGAGTTATCCTACAATGGAACTCTAAGACATCAGCACTGGGATTATGCTAAGGGAGAATGGAATGTCTTATGGGAAGCCCCAGATGATGAATGTGAATTTTATGGAAAATGCGGAGAATATGGAAGCTGCAGCACTCTGAGTTCTCCGATTTGTAAGTGTCTGAAGGGCTTTAAGCCAAATGTTAAACAGGAGTGGGAATCAGGAAATTGGAGTAATGGGTGTACCCGGACGAAGCAATTGCTATGTGGAGCAAAAGGTGCCAAAGAGAATGTGTTTTTTAGCCTCCCACAGATGAAGCCCCCAGCAGATACAAACTGGTTGCAAGGTCTAGATCAAGACAGCTGTAGGACCCAGTGCTTGTCAAACTGTTCATGCTCGGCTTATGCATTTGATATTGGTGTGGGATGCATGACTTGGAGTGGAAACTTGATAGATACACGGCAGTTTTCGTCAAGTGGCGTGAATTTATACCTCCGGCTGTCACATTCAGAGCTAG GTAATAACAAAAGGCTGCAAATAATTGTTACAGTAACAGCAGTTTCAGGGACAGCCACACTAGTTGCCATAGTGTACTTCTTGTGTAGAAGAAAGGCTAGACAAG CAAAGAGGAACAAAACATCGTTGGATATCTTAGAGGGGAATCCAAGCCTTGATAAATTCGAAGAGCTACCATTGTTCAAGTTTGAAAAACTTTCTGCTGCTACAAACAACTTCCAAGAAAGTAATAAGATTGGACAAGGAGGATTTGGTCCGGTGTATAAG GGTACACTGGAAGATGGACAGGAAGTAGCAATAAAAAGATTGTCAGGAACCTCTAGACAAGGGGTAGAAGAGTTCATGAATGAGGTGTTGGTTATTTCCAAACTTCAGCATCGCAATCTTGTCAAACTTTTGGGCTGCTGTGTAGAAGGCCAAGAAAGAATGCTCATTTATGACTACATGCCCAACAAAAGTTTGGATGCATTTCTTTTTG ATCCCCAGAAAAAGGGAATCCTTGATTGGAAGAAGCGCTACGGTATCATAGAAGGGATATGCCGGGGCCTTCTCTATCTTCATCGAGATTCCCGTCTCAAGATCATCCACAGAGATCTTAAGGCTGCCAACATTTTGCTTGATGAGAACCTCAACCCAAAAATTTCAGATTTTGGCATGGCACGAATTTTCGGAGGTAGCCAAAGTGAGGCTGATACCACAAGGGTTGTAGGAACATA TGGCTACATGCCTCCTGAGTATGCAATAGAAGGGCGTTTCTCCGAAAAATCAGATGTATTTAGCTTCGGAGTCTTGTTGTTGGAGATATTAACTGGTAAAAAGACTCGATGGTTTGATGAGTCATCATTGAGCCTTCTGGGATAT GTATGGAAACAGTGGAACGAGGACAATTACATTTCCTTGATTGATCCGGTAATAGCTTATCAAGGTTTTGAAGCAGAGATATCAAAATGCATACATGTGGGGCTTCTTTGTGTTCAGGAATATGCTCAAGATAGACCAGACATATCTGATGTCATCGCAAAGCTTAGTGCTTCAAGTACCGCAGAATTTCAAAAGCCCAAGCAACCGGGTTTCACTCGATTTATGCGTGATACGAGTTCTAGTACCCAAAGCCACCAGACAAGTTCCACGAATGGCCTTTCCATCACAAATATCAGCGGTCGATAG
- the LOC141592983 gene encoding G-type lectin S-receptor-like serine/threonine-protein kinase SD1-13: protein MSSLTVLLFLSFLNIICNASDNINTTNFLKGEESIVSSNGTFRLSFFSPPNTTNRYVGIYYNKLPVMKVVWVANRNNPLNDSSGSFQISKDGNLQVLNDRKHILWSSNVTLSRVATNMLKAQLLDSGNLVLFSSKNSIIWQSFDHPVDTILPPMSLMYNKRIGSNSMLKAWKNPSDPSQGRFVNGLSLSALPEIFIWDMGRPYYRSGPWNGNIFLGLEVKHPDFKSRGTTIQTDGQGNTSVNYFNPPFPSTNFELSYNGTLRHQYWDYAKGEWKVLWEAPDDECEFYGICGEYGSCSTLSSPICKCLKGFKPNVKQEWESGNWSNGCTRTKQLLCGAKGAKENVFFSLPQMKPPADTNWLQGLDQDSCRTQCLSNCSCSAYAFDIGVGCMTWSGNLIDTRQFSSSGVNLYLRLSHSELGNNKRLQIIVTVTAVSGTATLVAIVYYLCRRKSRQAKRNNTSLDILEGNPSLDKFEELPLFKFEKLSAATNNFQESNKLGQGGFGPVYKGTLEDGQEVAIKRLSGTSRQGVEEFMNEVLVISKLQHRNLVKLLGCCVERQERMLIYDYMPNKSLDAFLFDPQKKGILDWKKRYTIIEGICRGLLYLHRDSRLKIIHRDLKAANILLDENLNPKISDFGMARIFGGSQIEADTTRVMGTYGYMPPEYAIEGRFSEKSDVFSFGVLLLEIITGKKTRWFDESSLSLLGYVWKQWNEDNDISLIDPIIAYQGFEAEISKCIHVGLLCVQEYAQDRPDISDVIAKLSASSTADFQKPKQPGFTRFMRDKSSSTQRHKTSSMNDLSITNISGR from the exons ATGTCATCTTTGACAGTACTTCTATTTCTGTCTTTCTTAAACATAATCTGCAACGCATCAGACAACATCAACACCACAAACTTCCTCAAGGGTGAAGAATCAATAGTCTCCAGCAATGGAACTTTCAGACTGTCATTTTTCAGTCCACCAAACACTACAAATCGGTATGTCGGTATTTACTATAATAAGCTTCCTGTGATGAAAGTAGTGTGGGTTGCAAACAGGAATAACCCATTAAACGACTCATCTGGTTCATTTCAAATTTCCAAAGATGGCAATCTTCAGGTACTAAATGATCGAAAACATATCTTGTGGTCATCAAATGTCACACTCTCACGGGTAGCTACTAATATGTTGAAAGCTCAGCTTCTAGATTCAGGAAACTTAGTGCTGTTCAGTTCCAAAAATAGCATTATATGGCAGAGTTTTGATCATCCAGTTGACACTATTTTGCCCCCTATGAGCCTCATGTATAACAAACGTATTGGCAGTAACTCTATGCTCAAAGCATGGAAAAACCCTTCAGATCCTTCTCAAGGAAGATTTGTTAATGGCCTTAGTCTTAGTGCTCTTCCTGAGATATTTATTTGGGACATGGGTCGCCCATATTACAGAAGTGGGCCGTGGAACGGTAACATTTTCCTCGGACTCGAAGTTAAACATCCAGACTTCAAAAGTCGTGGGACTACTATTCAGACTGATGGCCAAGGAAATACCTCAGTAAATTATTTTAATCCCCCATTCCCTTCAACAAATTTTGAGTTATCCTACAATGGAACTCTAAGACATCAGTACTGGGATTATGCTAAGGGAGAATGGAAGGTCTTATGGGAAGCCCCAGATGATGAATGTGAATTTTATGGAATATGTGGAGAATATGGAAGCTGCAGCACTCTGAGTTCTCCGATTTGTAAGTGTCTGAAGGGCTTTAAGCCAAATGTTAAACAGGAGTGGGAATCAGGAAATTGGAGTAATGGGTGTACCCGGACGAAGCAATTGCTATGTGGAGCAAAAGGTGCCAAAGAGAATGTGTTTTTTAGCCTCCCACAGATGAAGCCCCCAGCAGATACAAACTGGTTGCAAGGTCTAGATCAAGACAGCTGTAGGACCCAGTGCTTGTCAAACTGTTCATGCTCGGCTTATGCATTTGATATTGGTGTGGGATGCATGACTTGGAGTGGAAACTTGATAGATACACGGCAGTTTTCGTCAAGTGGCGTGAATTTATACCTCCGGCTGTCACATTCAGAGCTAG GTAATAACAAAAGGCTGCAAATAATTGTTACAGTAACAGCAGTTTCAGGGACAGCCACATTGGTTGCCATTGTGTACTACTTGTGTAGAAGAAAGTCTAGACAAG CAAAGAGGAACAATACATCCTTGGATATCTTAGAGGGGAATCCAAGCCTTGATAAATTCGAAGAGCTACCATTGTTCAAGTTTGAAAAACTTTCTGCTGCTACAAACAACTTCCAAGAGAGTAATAAGCTTGGACAAGGAGGATTCGGTCCGGTGTACAAG GGTACACTGGAAGATGGACAGGAAGTAGCAATAAAAAGATTGTCAGGAACCTCTAGACAAGGGGTAGAAGAGTTCATGAATGAGGTGTTGGTTATTTCCAAACTTCAGCATCGCAATCTTGTCAAACTTTTGGGCTGCTGTGTAGAACGCCAAGAAAGAATGCTCATTTATGACTACATGCCCAACAAAAGTTTGGATGCATTTCTTTTTG ATCCCCAGAAAAAGGGAATCCTTGATTGGAAGAAGCGTTACACTATCATAGAAGGGATATGCCGAGGCCTTCTCTATCTTCATCGAGATTCCCGTCTCAAGATCATTCACAGAGATCTGAAGGCTGCCAACATTTTGCTTGATGAAAACCTCAACCCAAAAATTTCAGATTTTGGCATGGCACGGATTTTCGGAGGTAGCCAAATTGAGGCTGATACCACAAGGGTTATGGGAACATA TGGCTACATGCCTCCTGAATATGCAATCGAAGGGCGTTTCTCTGAAAAATCAGATGTATTTAGCTTCGGAGTCTTGTTGTTGGAGATAATAACTGGTAAAAAGACTCGATGGTTTGATGAGTCGTCATTGAGCCTTCTAGGATAT GTATGGAAACAGTGGAACGAGGACAACGACATTTCCTTGATTGATCCAATAATAGCTTATCAAGGTTTTGAAGCAGAGATCTCAAAATGCATACATGTGGGGCTTCTTTGTGTTCAGGAATATGCTCAAGATAGACCAGACATATCTGATGTCATCGCAAAACTAAGTGCTTCAAGTACCGCAGACTTTCAAAAACCTAAGCAACCGGGTTTCACTCGATTTATGCGTGATAAAAGTTCTAGTACCCAAAGACACAAGACAAGTTCCATGAATGATCTTTCCATCACAAATATCAGTGGTCGATAG
- the LOC141592979 gene encoding G-type lectin S-receptor-like serine/threonine-protein kinase SD1-13, whose product MSSLKVLLFLSSLHIICNASDNINTTNFLKGEESIVSSNGTFRLSFFSPPNTTNRYVGIYYNKLPMMKVVWVANRNNPLNDSSGSFQISKDGNLQVLNGHKHILWSSNITLLQVATNMSKAQLLDSGNLVLYSSDNNIIWQSFDHAGNTLLPHMSLVYNKATGKNSPIQAWKSASDPSQGRFVAGLGPSVLPEVFIWDMGRPNYRSGPWNGNTFLGIELALPDFQSHAIIIQTDGEGNTSLEFFDPPFLLTNFELSYQGTATQQYWDDAKGDWNAIWQASDNECGLYGKCGEYGSCNILRSPICECLKGFKPKVSQEWKSGNWSNGCTRSKRLLCGIQGAKEDGFLSLPTMKPPADTNWLKGLDQVACRSQCLSNCSCLAYAFDIGVGCMTWTEKLIDTQQFSSSGVNLYLRLSHSELGNNKRLKIIVTVTAVSGTATLVAIVYFLCRRKSKQAKRKNMSLDILERNPSLDKFEELPLFKFEELSAATNNFQESNKIGQGGFGPVYKGTLEDGQEVAIKRLSGTSKQGVEEFMNEVIVISKLQHRNLAKLLGCCVEGQERMLIYDYMPNKSLDAFLFDPQKKGILDWKKRYNIIEGISRGLLYLHRDSRLKIIHRDLKAANILLDENLNPKISDFGMARIFGGSQIEADTTRVMGTYGYMPPEYAIEGRFSEKSDVFSFGVLLLEIITGKKTRLFDESSLSLLGYVWKQWNEDNDISLIDPIIAYQGFEAEISKCIHVGLLCVQEYAQDRPDISDVITKLSASNTASFQKPKPPGFTRFKRDASSTSTQSHKTSSTNGLSITNISGR is encoded by the exons ATGTCATCTTTGAAAGTACTTCTATTTCTGTCCTCCTTACACATAATCTGCAACGCATCAGACAACATCAACACCACAAACTTCCTCAAGGGTGAAGAATCAATAGTCTCCAGCAATGGAACTTTCAGACTGTCATTTTTCAGTCCACCAAACACTACAAATCGCTATGTCGGTATTTACTATAATAAGCTTCCTATGATGAAAGTAGTGTGGGTTGCAAATAGGAATAACCCATTAAATGACTCATCTGGTTCATTTCAAATTTCCAAGGATGGTAATCTTCAGGTATTAAATGGTCATAAACATATCCTCTGGTCATCAAATATCACACTCTTACAGGTGGCCACTAATATGTCGAAAGCTCAGCTTCTAGATTCGGGAAACTTAGTGTTGTACAGTTCCGATAATAACATTATATGGCAGAGTTTTGATCATGCAGGAAACACTCTTTTGCCCCATATGAGCCTTGTTTATAACAAAGCTACTGGTAAAAACTCTCCAATTCAAGCATGGAAAAGCGCTTCAGATCCTTCTCAAGGACGATTTGTGGCTGGCCTTGGTCCTAGTGTTCTTCCCGAGGTATTTATTTGGGACATGGGTCGCCCGAATTACAGAAGTGGGCCGTGGAATGGTAACACGTTTCTTGGAATCGAACTTGCACTTCCAGACTTTCAAAGTCATGCGATTATTATTCAGACTGATGGCGAAGGTAACACCTCCTTAGAGTTTTTTGATCCCCCATTTCTTTTAACAAACTTTGAGTTATCCTATCAAGGAACTGCAACACAACAGTACTGGGATGATGCTAAGGGAGATTGGAATGCCATATGGCAGGCCTCAGATAATGAATGTGGGCTTTATGGAAAGTGCGGAGAATACGGAAGCTGCAACATTCTGCGTTCTCCGATTTGTGAGTGTCTGAAGGGCTTTAAGCCAAAAGTTAGCCAGGAGTGGAAATCAGGAAATTGGAGTAATGGGTGTACCCGGTCAAAGCGATTGCTTTGTGGAATACAAGGTGCCAAAGAGGACGGGTTTTTAAGTCTCCCCACGATGAAACCCCCCGCAGATACTAATTGGTTGAAAGGATTAGATCAAGTCGCTTGCAGGAGCCAGTGCTTGTCAAACTGCTCATGCTTAGCATATGCATTTGATATTGGTGTGGGATGCATGACTTGGACTGAAAAATTGATAGATACACAGCAGTTTTCATCTAGTGGCGTCAATTTATACCTCCGGCTGTCACATTCCGAGCTAG GTAATAACAAAAGGCTGAAAATAATTGTTACAGTTACAGCAGTTTCAGGAACAGCCACATTAGTTGCCATTGTGTACTTCTTGTGTAGAAGAAAGTCTAAACAAG CAAAGAGGAAAAATATGTCTTTGGATATCTTGGAGCGTAATCCAAGCCTTGATAAATTTGAGGAGCTACCATTGTTCAAGTTTGAAGAACTTTCTGCTGCAACAAACAACTTCCAAGAAAGTAATAAGATTGGGCAAGGAGGATTTGGTCCGGTGTATAAG GGTACACTGGAAGATGGCCAGGAAGTTGCTATAAAAAGATTATCAGGAACCTCTAAACAAGGGGTAGAAGAGTTCATGAATGAGGTGATAGTTATTTCCAAGCTTCAGCACCGAAATCTCGCCAAACTGTTGGGCTGCTGTGTAGAAGGCCAAGAAAGAATGCTCATTTATGACTACATGCCCAACAAAAGTTTGGATGCATTTCTTTTTG ATCCTCAGAAAAAGGGAATCCTTGATTGGAAGAAGCGTTACAATATTATAGAAGGGATAAGCCGAGGCCTTCTCTATCTTCATCGAGATTCCCGTCTCAAGATCATTCACAGAGATCTCAAGGCTGCCAACATTTTGCTTGATGAAAACCTCAACCCAAAAATTTCGGATTTTGGCATGGCACGGATTTTCGGAGGTAGCCAAATTGAGGCTGATACCACAAGGGTTATGGGAACATA TGGCTACATGCCTCCTGAATATGCAATCGAAGGGCGTTTCTCTGAAAAATCAGATGTATTTAGCTTCGGAGTCTTGTTGTTGGAGATAATAACTGGTAAAAAGACTCGATTGTTTGATGAGTCGTCATTGAGCCTTCTAGGATAT GTATGGAAACAGTGGAATGAGGACAATGACATTTCCTTGATTGATCCAATAATAGCTTATCAAGGTTTTGAAGCAGAAATCTCAAAATGCATACATGTGGGGCTTCTTTGTGTTCAGGAATATGCTCAAGATAGACcagacatatcagatgtcatcacAAAGCTTAGTGCGTCAAATACGGCAAGCTTTCAAAAGCCTAAGCCACCAGGTTTCACTCGATTTAAGCGTGATGCATCAAGTACTAGTACGCAAAGCCACAAGACAAGTTCCACAAATGGCCTTTCCATCACAAATATCAGTGGTCGATAG
- the LOC141592985 gene encoding G-type lectin S-receptor-like serine/threonine-protein kinase SD1-13 has protein sequence MSPLRVLLLMSFLNITCNASDSINTTTFLKNEESIVSSNGTFRLAFFSLPNSTNRYVGIYYNKLPVMKVVWVANRNSPLNDSSGSFQISKDGNLQVLNGQKHMLWSSNVTNFQVATNMSKAQLLDSGNLVLFSSDNNIIWQSFDHPTNTLLPHMSLVYNKATGKNSTIQSWKNPSDPSQGRFVAGLGPSVLPEVFIWDMGRPYYRSGPWNGYIYLGIEVKTPHFQTHGITIQIDGHGNTSVEYSDPSSPLTNYELSYQGIVVQQYWDDAKRDWNALWQAPTNECDVYGRCGEYGSCNSLSSPICRCLKGFEPKIRQEWSKGNWSSGCTRKKKLLCGIQAAKEDVFFSLPNMKPPANTNGLQGLDQNACRSQCLSNCSCLAYAFDISLGCMTWSGKLIDTQQFSSNGVDLYLRLEHSELGINKRLKIIVTVTAVSGATLVAIVYFLCRRKAKQAEKNQSLERFEELPLFKFEKLAAATSNFQDSNKLGQGGFGPVYKGTLDDGQEVAIKRLSGTSTQGVEEFMNEVLVISKLQHRNLVKLLGCCVERHERMLIYDYMPNKSLDAFLFDPQKKGILDWKKRYSIIEGICRGLLYLHRDSRLKIIHRDLKAANILLDENLTPKISDFGMARIFRGSQSEADTTRVVGTYGYMPPEYAIEGRFSEKSDVFSFGVLLLEIITGKRTRWFDESSLSLLGYVWKQWNEDNDISLIDPVIAYQGFEAEISKCIHVGLLCVQEYAQDRPDISDVIAKLSSPSSSFEKPKPPGFTRFMRDTSNTHMQSHQTCSINGLSITNISGR, from the exons ATGTCACCTTTGAGAGTACTTCTGTTAATGTCTTTCTTAAACATAACCTGCAACGCTTCAGACAGCATCAACACCACAACCTTCCTCAAAAATGAAGAATCAATAGTCTCCAGCAATGGAACATTCCGACTGGCATTTTTCAGTTTACCAAACAGTACAAATCGCTATGTCGGCATCTACTATAATAAGCTTCCTGTGATGAAAGTAGTGTGGGTTGCAAACAGGAACAGCCCATTAAACGACTCATCTGGTTCATTTCAAATTTCCAAGGATGGCAATCTTCAGGTATTAAACGGTCAAAAGCATATGCTCTGGTCATCAAATGTCACAAACTTCCAGGTAGCTACTAATATGTCGAAAGCTCAGCTTCTAGATTCAGGAAACTTAGTGTTGTTCAGTTCCGATAATAACATTATATGGCAGAGTTTTGATCATCCAACAAACACTCTTTTGCCCCATATGAGCCTTGTTTATAACAAAGCTACTGGTAAAAACTCAACAATCCAATCATGGAAAAACCCTTCAGATCCTTCTCAAGGACGATTTGTCGCTGGCCTTGGTCCTAGTGTTCTTCCTGAGGTCTTTATTTGGGACATGGGTCGCCCGTATTATCGAAGCGGACCGTGGAATGGTTACATTTACCTAGGGATCGAAGTTAAAACTCCCCACTTCCAAACTCATGGGATTACTATTCAGATTGATGGCCACGGAAACACCTCAGTAGAGTATTCTGATCCTTCATCCCCTTTAACAAATTATGAGTTATCCTACCAAGGAATTGTAGTACAACAGTACTGGGATGATGCTAAGAGAGATTGGAATGCCTTATGGCAGGCCCCAACAAACGAATGTGACGTTTATGGAAGGTGCGGAGAATATGGAAGCTGCAACTCTCTGAGTTCGCCAATTTGTAGGTGTCTGAAGGGTTTTGAGCCAAAGATTAGGCAAGAATGGAGCAAAGGAAATTGGAGCAGTGGGTGTACTCGGAAGAAGAAATTGCTTTGTGGAATACAAGCTGCCAAAGAGGACGTATTTTTTAGTCTACCGAATATGAAACCCCCAGCAAATACTAACGGGTTGCAAGGATTGGATCAAAACGCTTGTAGGAGCCAATGCTTGTCAAACTGCTCATGCTTAGCTTATGCATTTGATATTAGTTTGGGATGCATGACTTGGAGTGGAAAATTAATAGATACACAACAATTTTCATCTAACGGCGTGGACTTATACTTACGGCTGGAACATTCAGAGCTAG GTATTAACAAAAGGCTGAAAATAATTGTCACAGTCACAGCAGTTTCAGGGGCCACACTAGTGGCCATTGTCTACTTCCTGTGTCGAAGAAAGGCTAAACAAG CAGAGAAAAATCAAAGCCTTGAAAGATTTGAAGAGCTACCATTGTTCAAGTTTGAAAAACTTGCAGCTGCAACAAGCAATTTCCAAGACAGTAATAAGCTTGGACAAGGAGGATTCGGTCCAGTGTACAAG GGAACATTGGATGATGGACAGGAAGTAGCAATAAAAAGATTATCAGGAACCTCTACACAAGGAGTAGAAGAGTTCATGAACGAGGTGTTGGTGATTTCTAAACTTCAGCATCGGAATCTTGTCAAACTTTTGGGCTGCTGCGTAGAACGCCATGAAAGAATGCTAATTTATGACTACATGCCCAACAAAAGTTTGGATGCATTTCTTTTTG ATCCTCAGAAAAAAGGAATCCTTGATTGGAAGAAACGTTACAGTATTATAGAAGGGATATGCCGAGGCCTTCTCTATCTTCATCGAGATTCACGTCTCAAAATCATTCACAGAGATCTCAAGGCTGCCAACATTTTGCTTGATGAGAACCTCACCCCAAAAATTTCAGATTTTGGAATGGCACGGATTTTTAGAGGTAGCCAAAGCGAAGCAGACACCACAAGGGTTGTAGGAACATA CGGCTACATGCCTCCTGAGTATGCAATTGAAGGGCGTTTCTCTGAAAAGTCAGATGTATTTAGCTTTGGAGTCTTGTTGTTGGAGATAATAACTGGCAAAAGGACTCGATGGTTTGACGAGTCGTCATTGAGCCTTCTAGGATAT GTATGGAAACAATGGAATGAGGACAACGACATTTCTTTGATTGATCCGGTAATAGCTTATCAAGGTTTTGAAGCAGAGATCTCAAAATGCATACATGTGGGGCTTCTTTGTGTTCAGGAATATGCTCAAGATAGACCAGACATCTCGGATGTCATCGCAAAGCTTAGTTCGCCAAGTTCAAGCTTTGAAAAGCCTAAGCCACCAGGTTTCACTCGATTTATGCGCGATACATCAAATACCCATATGCAAAGCCACCAGACATGTTCCATTAATGGGCTTTCCATCACTAATATTAGTGGTCGATAG